In a single window of the uncultured Dysgonomonas sp. genome:
- a CDS encoding DUF5712 family protein → MNIDFPPPSNGVYNNAGSCRRLGNYLEHEDLERMEKGIYTEGFFNLTEENLYKSQVVKDIDNNKAQLLKTDAKFYAIHISPSTKELQAMGATEQEQAEAMKRYIREVVIPEYAKNFNKGLSAEDIKFYGKIHFDRDRSDNKQNMHCHLIVSRKDQSNKIKISPLTNHKNTKKGTVKGGFDRTNLFQQVEKGFDKFFNYNRPLDESFEYYNAMRNGSISEQISLQEDILTCEKENRQISLGADVLISKKEELEQRRTVEKQNIRRETNNRQGL, encoded by the coding sequence ATGAATATAGATTTTCCACCACCATCAAATGGAGTATATAACAATGCAGGTAGCTGTAGACGACTAGGAAATTACCTAGAGCACGAAGACTTAGAACGTATGGAGAAAGGTATTTATACCGAAGGCTTCTTTAACCTGACAGAAGAGAACCTGTATAAATCACAAGTTGTAAAGGACATAGATAACAATAAAGCTCAACTACTGAAAACAGATGCTAAGTTTTACGCTATCCATATCAGCCCATCGACGAAAGAGTTACAAGCAATGGGAGCAACTGAACAAGAGCAGGCCGAAGCCATGAAACGCTATATCCGTGAAGTGGTTATTCCCGAATATGCCAAAAACTTCAATAAAGGATTATCGGCAGAAGATATAAAGTTCTACGGAAAGATACATTTCGACAGGGATAGGTCAGACAACAAACAGAATATGCACTGCCATTTGATTGTAAGCCGTAAAGACCAATCCAACAAAATCAAAATAAGTCCGCTAACCAATCACAAAAACACAAAAAAAGGAACGGTTAAAGGAGGGTTTGATAGGACTAATCTTTTTCAGCAAGTTGAGAAAGGTTTTGATAAATTTTTTAATTATAACAGACCTTTAGATGAAAGCTTTGAGTATTATAATGCTATGAGGAACGGTTCTATATCCGAGCAGATAAGTTTGCAAGAAGATATACTTACCTGTGAAAAAGAAAATAGGCAAATAAGCTTAGGTGCAGATGTGCTGATAAGTAAAAAAGAAGAATTGGAACAACGTAGAACTGTTGAAAAGCAAAATATTAGAAGAGAAACTAACAATCGGCAAGGTTTGTAA
- a CDS encoding phospholipase A produces the protein MRKEAPSSVKELLSPNHIELTVDESIEIEDRSPAFAAYRDNFFITGIPLNRKITNSSADALFQVSIRQRLTKTVLPFNTFAYLTYTQKSFWQIYEESSPFKDNNYNPGIGLGKYIIHGNKLTGAAFLQLQHESNGRTGDESRSWNFLSLTGKYFLNSWISLRAEAWIPYVDGENNKNLIDYKGYGIFSVNVINSSKRWWLSLDITPRKGIGNGNLALGIAYRITKKSYQYTFVQFYNGYSEKLLEYDKYSNYLRIGICLKPDFYSIY, from the coding sequence ATGAGAAAAGAAGCTCCTAGTTCTGTGAAGGAGCTACTTTCTCCCAATCATATTGAACTAACAGTTGATGAATCAATTGAGATCGAGGATCGTAGCCCAGCATTTGCTGCATACAGAGATAATTTCTTTATAACAGGTATACCCTTGAACCGAAAAATAACAAATAGTTCTGCCGATGCTCTTTTTCAAGTCAGTATCAGACAGCGTCTTACTAAAACAGTTTTACCTTTTAATACATTTGCTTATTTAACATATACTCAAAAATCATTTTGGCAGATATACGAAGAATCAAGCCCGTTTAAAGACAATAATTACAATCCGGGAATAGGTTTAGGAAAATACATTATTCATGGGAATAAACTAACGGGTGCTGCTTTTCTCCAACTTCAACATGAATCAAATGGAAGAACTGGAGATGAGTCCCGTAGTTGGAACTTCTTAAGCCTTACAGGGAAGTATTTCCTTAATTCTTGGATAAGTCTCCGTGCAGAAGCATGGATACCATATGTTGACGGTGAGAACAACAAAAATTTGATTGATTATAAAGGATATGGGATATTTTCAGTTAATGTAATTAACTCGTCAAAACGCTGGTGGTTATCTTTGGATATAACACCACGAAAAGGCATCGGGAATGGAAATCTTGCTTTAGGGATAGCGTATAGAATAACTAAAAAATCATACCAATATACATTCGTTCAATTTTATAACGGATATTCAGAAAAGCTCTTAGAGTATGATAAATATTCTAACTATTTAAGAATTGGCATCTGCCTCAAACCTGACTTTTATAGTATTTATTAA
- a CDS encoding DNA methyltransferase, producing MNRLNQLYEQLGFNRENGLFHLNEYDSWIHNFPYRISRLIKEVIRPVAFFCIFSDIKTEDDHPTPFNKSFIFFFDNPTVEEEENIHKHIINFSLAQLVFINRNNSLDLFHGNNFENSHLDFLLRNGTIRDFDDYSFVNQLNGNVYKKLGAKSKSIDTFLLNNIIDARRILVAKDGLNLLPKAANRLIGRLLFISYLIDRDVKFSDQEIIKGATKEERKKAFRSIISDRDLIYKFFSYLTDKHNGEIFPLIEKNRTDNIIYNEYEIVNESHLNVLSHLFNCASFFQNGEKYANYVVQRSLFDLYDFEVIPVELISSIYETFIGKKSENEIREISKQQTIKAYYTPPYIVDYILSQTVVPFLENKNDTNCKILDPACGSGIFLVETLRKIVEKEISLTKKSIPDDRLWSLIKANIYGIDIDADAIDITIFSLYVTILDYKKPAEIENFKFKNLKGENLFGGDDADFFNIDHEFNNEIKDLNFIVGNPPWGKVSKSKYVEYIKRRNSEENKGNKKEDQLTLSIGDKEICQAFLVRTSDFAKSNQNQLKCSFVITSKILYNTDSKSFRSYFLQNFKVRQMLELSPINNKIRGGNHVFDTARYPASIITFEPELDRYKVLNNVVQHITVKPNIFFTTYKSIVIEKHDVKKVKQQYFIEKFGGFDWLWKTLVFGNHLDFQFIGRLKSQFKTVAELGFNDYNGGFKAVDGDIQKEASAIYKYLFLDAEKGFSPYFITTPTTWEEYIKTNKDYKNNENVKKGILGYIPLLKYFQGNRVIMKKGVVLKPNLYAGEHYFGAVTAFCKENICYTATVAALLPPKDCTDLQLNALTAMFNSKLFTYYALNTGSSIGVEKSRFNFEDFFNLPLKLTDRLGELAISITQNKDNEKLIFSLKQEIEKEIYKAYNISKKEASLIDFALNVSIPSLLREKNHDSLKSLELSSEQDQNYISEYTEIFQNHFINRFKSIGKKIIPEVVYSNSFLRINFHIVSKTSIDEVDPRKVSKDDLNLILGELSLYQVSKELFIQQDVRGFAPTYFYIIKPNERKVWHSAVAYIDALDFEQEIVKAEISLMQKGN from the coding sequence GTGAATCGGCTAAACCAATTATATGAACAACTTGGCTTTAACAGAGAAAATGGATTGTTTCATCTGAATGAATACGATTCATGGATTCACAATTTCCCCTATAGAATAAGCCGATTAATAAAGGAAGTTATAAGACCTGTTGCATTTTTTTGTATTTTCAGTGATATAAAAACAGAGGATGATCATCCAACTCCGTTTAATAAATCATTTATTTTTTTCTTTGACAATCCAACAGTGGAAGAAGAAGAGAATATTCATAAGCATATTATTAACTTTAGTCTTGCACAATTAGTATTTATAAATAGAAACAATTCATTAGATTTATTTCACGGTAATAATTTTGAAAATTCCCATCTTGATTTTTTGCTAAGAAATGGGACAATAAGAGATTTTGACGATTATTCTTTTGTAAATCAACTAAACGGAAATGTTTATAAAAAGTTGGGGGCAAAGAGTAAGTCAATTGATACATTCTTATTGAACAATATTATAGATGCAAGACGCATCTTAGTTGCTAAAGATGGTTTAAACCTTTTACCCAAAGCTGCAAATAGGCTAATAGGTAGGCTTCTTTTTATCAGTTACCTAATAGATCGAGATGTAAAGTTCAGCGATCAAGAGATTATAAAAGGAGCAACAAAGGAAGAGCGAAAAAAAGCTTTTAGAAGTATAATATCAGATAGGGATCTCATATACAAATTCTTTTCATATTTGACAGATAAACATAATGGAGAGATATTTCCACTTATAGAAAAAAATAGGACTGATAACATTATTTATAATGAATATGAAATAGTAAACGAGTCTCACCTTAATGTATTAAGCCATTTATTCAATTGTGCTTCATTCTTCCAAAATGGAGAAAAATATGCTAACTATGTTGTTCAAAGATCATTATTCGATTTATATGATTTTGAGGTAATCCCTGTAGAGCTAATAAGTAGTATTTACGAAACATTCATAGGGAAAAAATCCGAAAATGAAATCCGAGAAATATCTAAGCAACAAACAATTAAAGCATATTATACCCCACCTTATATTGTTGATTATATCTTATCTCAAACGGTTGTTCCTTTCTTAGAAAATAAGAATGATACAAACTGTAAAATCCTTGATCCTGCTTGTGGCTCAGGAATATTTCTTGTAGAGACCTTACGGAAAATTGTAGAGAAAGAAATATCTCTGACTAAAAAATCGATTCCTGATGACCGCTTATGGAGCTTAATAAAAGCTAACATATATGGAATAGATATTGATGCTGATGCTATTGATATAACAATTTTTTCATTATATGTAACCATTCTTGATTATAAGAAACCAGCTGAAATAGAAAATTTTAAGTTTAAAAATCTTAAGGGAGAAAACCTATTTGGAGGAGATGATGCCGATTTCTTTAATATAGATCATGAGTTTAACAATGAAATCAAGGATTTAAATTTCATTGTTGGTAACCCCCCTTGGGGGAAAGTCTCTAAGTCCAAATATGTTGAATACATTAAAAGACGAAATTCTGAGGAAAACAAAGGAAATAAGAAGGAAGATCAACTGACTCTCAGCATTGGTGATAAAGAAATATGTCAAGCTTTTCTTGTTAGAACAAGTGATTTTGCAAAATCAAATCAAAATCAATTAAAATGTTCTTTTGTTATAACCAGTAAAATACTGTATAATACTGACTCAAAATCATTCAGGAGCTATTTCTTGCAGAATTTCAAAGTCCGTCAAATGTTAGAACTTTCTCCTATTAATAACAAAATACGTGGAGGGAATCATGTATTTGACACGGCTAGATATCCAGCATCAATTATTACATTCGAACCAGAGTTAGATAGATATAAAGTTTTAAATAATGTAGTTCAACATATAACAGTAAAACCGAATATTTTCTTCACAACATATAAAAGTATTGTAATAGAAAAGCATGATGTAAAGAAAGTTAAGCAACAGTATTTTATAGAGAAATTTGGAGGTTTTGATTGGTTATGGAAAACATTAGTTTTTGGGAATCATTTAGATTTTCAATTCATTGGTAGATTAAAGTCTCAATTTAAGACAGTAGCTGAACTAGGGTTTAACGATTACAATGGCGGTTTTAAGGCTGTTGATGGAGATATACAAAAAGAAGCTTCTGCTATTTATAAATATCTCTTTTTAGATGCTGAGAAAGGTTTTTCTCCTTATTTCATAACTACACCAACAACGTGGGAAGAATATATTAAGACAAATAAAGATTACAAGAACAATGAGAATGTAAAAAAAGGAATACTGGGATATATACCTCTTTTAAAATATTTCCAAGGAAATCGTGTAATCATGAAAAAAGGAGTCGTGCTTAAACCTAATTTATATGCAGGAGAACATTATTTTGGAGCCGTGACAGCTTTTTGCAAAGAGAATATATGTTATACAGCCACCGTTGCGGCCTTACTTCCTCCTAAAGATTGCACAGATCTGCAATTGAATGCATTAACAGCTATGTTTAATTCTAAATTATTTACTTATTATGCATTGAATACAGGCTCTTCTATTGGTGTAGAAAAAAGTCGTTTTAATTTTGAAGATTTCTTTAATCTTCCACTCAAGTTAACCGATAGATTAGGTGAATTAGCTATTTCTATTACGCAAAATAAAGATAATGAAAAACTCATCTTTTCTTTAAAACAAGAGATTGAAAAAGAAATATACAAAGCTTATAATATCTCAAAAAAAGAAGCATCCCTTATTGATTTTGCATTGAATGTATCTATTCCATCTCTACTTAGAGAAAAAAATCATGATAGCTTAAAATCGTTAGAACTTTCTTCTGAACAAGACCAAAATTACATAAGTGAATATACTGAAATCTTTCAGAATCATTTTATCAATCGATTTAAAAGCATAGGGAAAAAAATTATTCCCGAGGTTGTATACTCGAATAGCTTTTTAAGAATAAATTTTCATATAGTTTCAAAAACTTCTATTGACGAAGTAGATCCACGAAAAGTAAGTAAAGATGACTTGAACCTAATTTTAGGAGAACTATCTCTTTATCAGGTAAGCAAAGAGCTTTTTATACAACAAGATGTAAGAGGCTTCGCTCCAACATATTTTTATATCATCAAGCCGAATGAGCGCAAAGTATGGCACTCTGCTGTTGCTTATATTGATGCACTAGATTTTGAACAAGAAATAGTGAAAGCGGAAATTAGTTTAATGCAAAAAGGAAATTGA
- a CDS encoding ATP-binding protein: MIRQDEIALVIDSQRDSFLKRDSGFVRDALVNVPVADSFATIITGIRRCGKSTLLLQLLRRDYQDAIYLNFDDIRLSGFEVGDFTRLHREIEKREIKVLFFDEIQVVEEWEKYVNQLLRDGYKVFITGSNASMLSVELGTHLTGRHLSMELFPFSYSEFIQFKGLDNGEDAVIEYLKMGGIPEYVKTGMAFILNTLVDDILMRDIAVRHSVRDVVSLRQLTAYLITNIGNLVSANKLVGMFDIKSAATFLEYFSFLKDSYLLEFMPMFSHSLKIQARNPKKVYVMDMGLYTENSISTSENMGRRLENLIFLHLRRKYKQIFYYKDRGECDFVAMEKNTIKEAIQVCLNINDENFDREYNGLLEAMQNLGLKEGTIVTLNQSDRFEKDDIVINMIPIHQYLD; this comes from the coding sequence ATGATACGACAAGATGAAATAGCCTTAGTTATAGACTCACAAAGAGATAGTTTTCTTAAACGAGATTCGGGATTTGTTCGTGATGCACTGGTTAATGTACCAGTTGCAGATTCATTTGCGACAATCATAACAGGTATCCGCCGTTGTGGAAAAAGCACCTTGTTATTACAATTGCTTCGTCGAGACTATCAGGATGCTATATATTTAAACTTTGATGATATTCGTTTGTCTGGATTTGAAGTAGGTGATTTCACTCGACTTCATAGAGAGATAGAAAAACGAGAAATAAAAGTTTTATTCTTTGATGAGATACAAGTTGTTGAGGAATGGGAAAAGTATGTAAATCAACTTTTGAGAGACGGATATAAAGTATTTATTACAGGCTCAAATGCATCTATGCTGAGTGTTGAATTGGGAACACATTTGACAGGTCGACACTTATCGATGGAACTATTTCCTTTTTCTTATTCAGAGTTTATCCAATTCAAAGGACTGGATAATGGCGAAGATGCGGTAATAGAATATCTAAAGATGGGAGGTATACCCGAATATGTAAAGACTGGTATGGCATTTATTCTAAATACTCTTGTTGATGATATACTAATGAGAGACATAGCTGTAAGACATTCTGTTCGTGATGTTGTTTCGTTACGCCAATTAACAGCCTATCTGATAACTAATATTGGCAATCTTGTATCAGCAAATAAGTTAGTAGGGATGTTTGACATAAAATCGGCAGCTACTTTCTTAGAATATTTTTCCTTCTTGAAAGACTCTTACTTATTGGAATTCATGCCAATGTTCAGTCACTCGCTCAAAATACAGGCTCGCAATCCAAAGAAAGTATATGTAATGGATATGGGACTTTATACAGAAAACTCCATATCAACAAGTGAAAATATGGGGAGACGTTTAGAAAATCTAATCTTCTTGCATCTTCGTAGAAAATACAAACAAATATTCTATTATAAAGATCGTGGAGAATGTGATTTTGTAGCAATGGAGAAAAACACAATCAAAGAAGCAATACAAGTGTGCCTGAATATAAACGATGAGAACTTCGACAGAGAGTACAATGGTTTATTAGAAGCTATGCAGAATCTTGGACTCAAAGAAGGAACAATCGTTACTCTCAACCAAAGTGACAGATTTGAAAAAGATGATATAGTTATCAACATGATACCTATACATCAGTATCTTGATTAG
- a CDS encoding BfmA/BtgA family mobilization protein, giving the protein MEKQNRKTIFTTIAIDKETDRIIEKLSKRYLLKKGEITKLAFQYLDKANINPSEAPESTKAELRRINKRQDDIIRFIRHYEEEQLNPMIRTSNSIAIRFDQIVKSMEDIILSHLKANQEGQSNLLRMLSEKFTGHADAINNQAKQLSAIYKTQQKDNKKLLQLISLYSELATAGLMDGKRKENLKTEIINLINE; this is encoded by the coding sequence ATGGAAAAACAGAATAGAAAAACCATCTTTACCACCATCGCGATAGATAAGGAAACAGATAGGATTATAGAGAAACTCAGCAAACGCTATTTGCTGAAAAAAGGAGAAATAACAAAACTTGCTTTTCAGTATTTAGATAAGGCAAATATCAATCCGAGCGAAGCTCCCGAATCAACAAAGGCAGAACTAAGGAGGATCAATAAACGGCAGGATGATATTATCCGTTTTATCCGACACTATGAAGAAGAACAGCTCAATCCAATGATACGGACAAGCAATTCAATTGCCATAAGATTTGACCAGATTGTCAAATCAATGGAAGATATTATCCTTTCCCATCTTAAAGCCAATCAGGAAGGGCAGAGTAATTTATTAAGAATGTTAAGCGAAAAATTCACAGGACACGCAGATGCAATAAACAATCAGGCGAAACAGCTATCGGCAATATATAAAACACAGCAGAAGGATAATAAGAAATTACTTCAATTAATTAGCCTTTATTCAGAACTAGCCACAGCAGGATTAATGGATGGAAAACGAAAAGAAAACCTAAAAACAGAAATTATAAATCTGATAAATGAATAA
- a CDS encoding helix-turn-helix domain-containing protein: MYLDNEDFLSWMEKLFKKLTIIGSDLKAMMATGEAFNNEDKLLDNQDLAFLLKVSYRTLQRYRDSGQLRYFLVRRKTFYRMADVKDFIQSYASKKEIVMFNKGIEEGKILK, from the coding sequence ATGTATTTAGACAATGAAGACTTTCTATCATGGATGGAGAAACTATTCAAGAAGCTTACAATTATAGGTAGCGACCTAAAAGCAATGATGGCTACAGGAGAAGCATTTAACAATGAAGATAAATTATTAGACAACCAAGATCTCGCTTTTCTACTAAAAGTCAGCTATCGAACACTTCAAAGATATCGGGACAGTGGTCAGCTTCGTTATTTCCTAGTCAGGCGAAAGACCTTTTATCGTATGGCAGATGTCAAAGATTTTATCCAGTCCTATGCCTCAAAGAAGGAGATTGTAATGTTCAACAAGGGCATAGAAGAGGGTAAAATCCTGAAATGA
- a CDS encoding efflux RND transporter permease subunit — protein MKIAKISITRPTAVIICCVALVLYGIYSLMNINQELMPAISTETISVSTTYPGAGVQDVENSVTKKIEEAVSSLEGIDNIMSTSMESFSLVTIKLKPGAKLSKIIQDAQRNINAIRSDLPEGVKDPSITDFKITDIPIMTIGVTSSIEEIELFEIVDREIRPQIERIPGVGRVSLIGGLEKEVQVNINEDKIKSYQLSVDQIVRTLITSNMDFPTGKLSNEEKHLQIRLEGKFEKISDIENIVVKRLEDGTVVKIKDIAEVADTYKEVTTINRTNGIPSIGITIQRSADANTVEISKAITSQLELLKAKYRNKNISFVVAVDNAEFTIQSADSVMFDLFLAIILVAITVFLFLQSFRNSIFAAIAIPLSLIITFIPMSLLGFSLNIMSLLGLTLVIGILVDDAIVVIENIHKHLEKGKTIVQAAYDGVKEIGFTVMSITLVIMVVFVPISFTEGIISDVFRQFALTIAFSVLGSLAVSFTVVPLLYSRFGKHESIRKNSFFGKFQSSFEEVITHIATWFSKILAWSFSHKIIVLGSVVILFFGSLSLLVLGFIGSDFAPQGDQGQFAIKLELPRGVTIEQTNQITLKAESIVRSNNVVENVFTTVGAEENGQTQPRLSELRIKLIPHKDRKISSIDLARKLKLELQGTLPDVIVSLGMTDIMGNIDASPIEYYITGQSIDSVQTAANLLLNRMKSIEGLIHPQISSKEGNLQISIIPDRDKMADLGISFDNLGRTLNLAFSGNTDSKLLRNDKEYDINIRLDRVDREDIRNVENLSLLNDFGQLVLLKQFAKIEETEGPTLLERRNRTPCIRITSQTGGRPIGDIGTDINKAVESLDLSDQINIIPGGELETQGDSFSSLGIALIVSIFLVYFILVLLYNSFVYPLVVLGSLPLAMIGALWALAFTMETLNIFTILGIIVLIGLVAKNAILLVDFTNHLKAKGTPLKEALLESTKQRFRPIIMTTLAMAVGMLPVALASGAAAEWKNGLAWVIIGGLISSMFLTLVVVPLVYYLIDRSLTKFNTDKNKNEIFIAE, from the coding sequence ATGAAGATTGCAAAAATATCAATAACAAGACCCACTGCTGTTATTATATGCTGTGTTGCCTTAGTCCTATATGGTATTTATTCTTTAATGAATATTAATCAAGAATTAATGCCAGCGATTTCCACAGAGACAATATCAGTCAGTACAACATACCCTGGTGCCGGAGTGCAAGATGTTGAAAATTCTGTTACCAAGAAAATCGAGGAGGCTGTTTCTTCTTTGGAAGGAATAGACAATATCATGTCTACTTCTATGGAGAGTTTCTCTTTAGTAACCATTAAGTTAAAGCCTGGAGCAAAACTCAGCAAAATAATTCAAGATGCGCAAAGAAATATAAATGCGATACGTTCCGATCTACCCGAAGGAGTCAAAGATCCTTCGATAACCGATTTCAAAATAACCGATATCCCCATTATGACTATTGGTGTAACATCCTCTATTGAAGAAATAGAGCTGTTTGAAATTGTGGATAGAGAAATTAGACCACAAATTGAAAGGATTCCTGGCGTGGGAAGAGTTTCTCTTATTGGAGGGTTGGAAAAAGAAGTACAAGTCAATATTAACGAAGACAAAATAAAATCATATCAATTATCTGTAGACCAAATTGTAAGAACTTTGATTACTTCCAACATGGACTTTCCCACAGGGAAACTTAGCAATGAAGAAAAACATCTACAGATTCGATTAGAAGGTAAATTTGAGAAAATTTCAGACATTGAGAATATTGTGGTTAAGCGGCTTGAAGACGGAACAGTTGTTAAGATAAAAGATATAGCAGAAGTTGCAGATACATATAAAGAAGTAACTACCATAAATAGAACCAATGGAATTCCGTCCATTGGTATTACAATACAACGTTCTGCCGATGCCAATACAGTCGAAATATCAAAAGCGATAACCTCCCAACTAGAATTACTAAAAGCTAAATACAGAAATAAAAATATTTCTTTCGTAGTCGCAGTTGATAATGCCGAATTTACTATACAAAGTGCCGATTCGGTAATGTTCGATTTATTTTTAGCTATTATTCTGGTGGCAATAACGGTATTCCTATTCTTACAGAGCTTTAGAAATTCAATATTCGCAGCTATCGCGATACCTCTTTCTCTCATTATAACCTTTATTCCAATGTCCTTATTAGGATTTAGTCTGAACATTATGTCTTTGCTTGGATTAACGCTGGTTATTGGAATTTTAGTCGATGATGCAATTGTTGTGATAGAGAATATTCATAAACATTTAGAGAAGGGGAAAACAATAGTGCAAGCTGCTTATGATGGTGTTAAAGAAATCGGGTTTACGGTTATGTCGATAACACTTGTAATTATGGTTGTATTTGTACCGATCTCTTTCACAGAAGGCATCATTTCAGATGTATTCCGCCAATTTGCATTGACTATTGCATTTTCGGTTCTGGGAAGTTTAGCGGTGTCTTTTACAGTTGTTCCGTTGCTTTATTCCCGTTTTGGTAAACATGAAAGTATCCGAAAGAATTCTTTTTTCGGAAAGTTCCAATCATCATTTGAAGAAGTGATAACACATATAGCTACTTGGTTTAGTAAGATACTCGCATGGTCATTTTCTCATAAAATAATTGTTTTGGGAAGCGTTGTTATATTATTTTTTGGTTCCCTGTCTCTTTTAGTTCTAGGGTTTATTGGTAGTGATTTTGCACCTCAAGGAGATCAAGGACAATTTGCTATTAAATTGGAATTACCTCGTGGGGTAACGATTGAACAAACTAATCAGATAACCCTTAAAGCTGAAAGCATTGTAAGAAGCAATAATGTTGTAGAAAATGTTTTTACAACGGTAGGTGCTGAAGAAAATGGACAGACACAACCTAGGTTGTCTGAGTTACGGATAAAGCTAATTCCTCATAAAGACCGCAAAATATCATCTATTGATTTAGCAAGAAAACTAAAATTAGAACTGCAAGGTACACTTCCTGATGTTATAGTCAGCTTGGGAATGACCGACATAATGGGAAATATAGATGCATCTCCAATTGAATATTATATTACAGGACAAAGTATAGATTCAGTCCAAACTGCTGCAAACTTATTATTGAATAGAATGAAAAGTATAGAAGGTCTTATTCATCCACAAATATCTTCTAAAGAAGGGAATCTTCAAATCAGTATCATTCCGGATCGTGATAAAATGGCAGACTTAGGCATATCATTCGACAATTTGGGGAGAACTTTAAACCTTGCTTTCAGTGGTAACACAGATTCTAAATTATTAAGAAACGACAAAGAATATGATATTAATATCCGACTTGATAGGGTTGATAGAGAAGATATCCGGAATGTAGAGAATCTCTCATTGCTAAACGATTTCGGTCAACTTGTTTTATTAAAGCAGTTTGCTAAGATTGAAGAGACAGAAGGTCCAACTCTTTTAGAGAGAAGAAATAGAACCCCATGTATACGCATTACTTCACAAACTGGAGGCAGACCTATTGGAGATATTGGAACTGATATAAATAAGGCTGTGGAGAGTTTGGACTTATCTGATCAGATCAATATAATACCTGGAGGAGAACTTGAAACACAGGGCGATAGTTTTAGTTCATTAGGTATTGCTTTAATTGTATCTATCTTCCTTGTATACTTTATCCTGGTTTTACTTTATAACAGTTTTGTTTACCCATTGGTGGTTCTCGGTTCTTTACCTTTAGCTATGATAGGTGCACTCTGGGCTTTGGCTTTCACAATGGAAACACTTAATATTTTCACTATTCTAGGGATAATTGTACTTATCGGGCTTGTGGCTAAAAATGCTATTCTGTTAGTTGACTTTACTAATCATCTGAAAGCTAAAGGAACCCCTTTAAAAGAAGCTTTATTGGAGTCCACGAAACAACGATTTCGACCTATAATTATGACAACATTAGCAATGGCTGTAGGAATGCTCCCTGTCGCATTAGCCTCAGGAGCTGCAGCTGAATGGAAAAATGGACTTGCCTGGGTTATTATTGGAGGGTTAATAAGCTCTATGTTCTTGACATTAGTAGTTGTACCGTTAGTATATTATTTGATTGATAGGTCTCTAACTAAATTTAATACAGATAAAAATAAGAACGAAATATTTATAGCAGAATAA